The Trichoderma asperellum chromosome 6, complete sequence region ATCACAATCGCGTAAGTGCCAATCTGAACACGCTCGCCAGCATCGTAACCCTTTCTTCTTAACGCCTCAAACTGGTTGAACTTAAACTTACCAAGTCACCCAAATTATAGAAGCTAATCTTCTGAAACAGAGAATGTCCAACGCTGATTCCAACATGGCCACTGCAGCCCCCACAAATGAAGGCAGCGCATCTGATCAAGGCAGCGCATTTGACAACCGAGTCTGGCCCGAGGAGTGGAAAGACGGTGCCGAGAACAACGTGGACCATTTTTTTGCCCACGTACGTAGACGAGAGGCGTACTGGGACTCACTCGGTGTACCATGCCGTCGAGCCGCTCCAGATGGGTCAAACAAGGTACTTCCCCGCCGATTCGTAAGTCTACAAAACCAAGACCCCAACATCAAGGTCAATACCGAATATGTCACTTTGACCCGAGAATCCCTTGCCAGCCAACCCGGATCCCCCTCCAACCAACCCAAATACTCAACCGTCTACAGAATGGTGGGCAATTCGCGCCAGGAGGTAGACATGGTTGTTGTTCCTAGGGAAGAGGTAGCTACCTTAGAGGCCGAAGGCTGGGAAGTGTAGTACGCTCCAACCCCTCCTTTCGACATTGAGAATAACTACCGAGATCGCCGAACTGTTGAACGCCCAGTGGATGTTGTGTCCTACGATAACCCGGCTGCAGATACAGCTCGTTACCTCGAGCTCGCCAATGACTTTGTTAGCGCTAGTATGACCAAGAACTGGCGTCCTGGCCATTTGATCGGCGACAATGGATCAGATCCTGCAACAATAAGCCAGTCACCGTCGTTCGCGCCTGCCAGCCGCTGGAATGAGACATCTGAGCGTCGTTCAGCCACGTCGACTGGACACATCTTGCAATATCGGCGACCACCTGGCGTCCCTCTTGGCTGGGGTGGTTATGATGAATTTACCTACTGGCAATCATGCGGCCGGCGAGTCACCAAAGATAtggtaaaaaaagaagaatggtCAACGTCTCCATTGGCGCCGATCACAATTGTCAAAGAGTCAGGCGAATTTGTAGAGACCGTTACTCTACCAGTCAAACAGGAAGATCTCCCCCCACAACCCAAGAAACCTGTCCCGCTGTATGACCTGCTCAACTCAGGAACTTCTCAGAAGCGGAAGGCGCTAACCAAAGATGACTCAGGAACCTCAACCTGGGCCGACATCTATAAAGGCAATTGATCTATTTTGCCCGGCTATCGATGCCTATTCTCTTCTTATTCCTTCATAGGTGAAAACCTAGGCGAAAGCCAATTCTCCTCTGATTCCTCCATAGGTGAAAACCTAGGCGAAAGCCAATTCTCTTCCGATCCCTTAATGGGCGAAAGCCCTTGGACTTCGGCCCTAAAACGTCGCTGGTGCTTCGGCATCTGGTCGCCCCGAATGTCTACTAATCTCACCAATGTGAGACAGTAGAATCAGGGAGCGGGTTCGATTCCCGCGCGATGTCTCATAGCCCCATGAAGTTCAGAACGGCTTAGGGATTGGTTTACTGGCGTTACCAACAAATTTGAATATACCATATAATCATGTTGACACATTTCCGGGCTCTATCGAGAACGAGCTAGTCCCATCACCATGCCGCGGCTTGATAATGCTGTACGAGATTCTGGGCGAAGCGACCGACCATGATTCAACATAAAAAATTGTCTATTTTAAAGACCATGAGAGACATGCGAAATATATGTATAATTGAAGAGCGCTACGCTAATGGCTGCAAATGACAGTGATCTGATCTTCTACCCCATCCTCGCTTTGAAGAATGCATAGCGCATTGATACAAAGATATATAATGCCATATCATCAGCTTCCGCTAATAGTATAGTATTTTCGATTTCTAGGGCGTCATTTTCGACTTTAAAGTCTTGGCTATGTGGAAACTTTCAAGTCGCTCGCGCCCCCGAAGTAGTCGACGGCGGAGGATACAACCTAACACCGCTGCGTTGCCTATgcaataattaaaaaaccttctGTCGAAACTGCCTATATATAATCTTGTCGCGTTGTGGCCCCGCAATTACTATCTAGCTGCCTAAATCTTGTATACAGGCGAAGGTACTCCATATTGTTGGATGAAAAATACGTCGCATTCTGATCGAGATGCTGAGGTCCCGTCTTCGGAGTAGAACTCCTCCACTGAACTCTCCAGTGTGTAGATTACTTGTGGCATGGTTGGCTGATTGTCCTGAGCGGTTGAAACTCGTTGTATTGAGCATTAGGCCGGGATCCGAAGTAAAGCTGTTGGTTAATATTAACAAGTGAATCAAGACAGCGGTGAGGAGTAAGTAGCCCAACAAACGCATATTGGCCTTGGGGATGCTTATTATTGTGATTGTTACGACCAACTGTATTCTAATCGCCAGTCTTGATAGCTACGCCTTACTATAcgccttggccttttctcACTCAGGTCGGTTGGCACTCATTTCAACGTTTGCATCTCTACGCACTATCAGTCCACTGGCATCAAGTACAAGTTATTGATAGACAGTATGAAAACCGTAGCGACTCTCATTGCTCTCATCATCCCCAGCCCCCATCAAAATTCCTCAAGGATCCATGAGAGAAGTCTAGCGACATGTAAGTTTTGACTGACATCGGCTTGATGAGTTATCTGTGTGTGTTTTAGTCAAGCTACTGCTCTGTTCAAGCCCATCTTAATGTTGGCCCCAAGGATTGGCAGCTTGCTCacagagcaagaagaaatcttGCCTGAGCATTCATAATACGACGCAGTGCAGAGAGTCTTCCTGGTGTACGGCCACAAAGATAC contains the following coding sequences:
- a CDS encoding uncharacterized protein (EggNog:ENOG41); its protein translation is MSNADSNMATAAPTNEGSASDQGSAFDNRVWPEEWKDGAENNVDHFFAHVRRREAYWDSLGVPCRRAAPDGSNKVLPRRFVSLQNQDPNIKVNTEYVTLTRESLASQPGSPSNQPKYSTVYRMYAPTPPFDIENNYRDRRTVERPVDVVSYDNPAADTARYLELANDFVSASMTKNWRPGHLIGDNGSDPATISQSPSFAPASRWNETSERRSATSTGHILQYRRPPGVPLGWGGYDEFTYWQSCGRRVTKDMVKKEEWSTSPLAPITIVKESGEFVETVTLPVKQEDLPPQPKKPVPLYDLLNSGTSQKRKALTKDDSGTSTWADIYKGN